From Aspergillus luchuensis IFO 4308 DNA, chromosome 2, nearly complete sequence:
GAGTCTGGCCCTGTTGATAGTGGGCCACATCGACGTGGTCGAGCATTGCATCCCATGCTCTCGTTTCAGCGGTATCGGTAAACCGTTCCCCAGGACACAGGGGACAGCGCGCTGTCTTGGGAGGCTCGTGTGTGCGAAAGTGGCTGAAGACATGGAGTCTCCAGTCCTCGGCATTGTCAAACGTGATGTGACAGTCAAGAAGATGGAACAAACAGATATAAGTATAGGGGGTGGTGCGATGATCAGTGTGAGCTGGGACGATGAGCGCCCCagttccatcatcctcgaggATCTCATGACCTGCGAGCCCGGACGCCCATCTTGTGTCCAAGGATGCACTTGACGAGGATGCAGGCGTCGAGGCAGTGTCGTTCGATAAGGAGGGGACAGCTGTTGACGGGGGCATTTTCGTTTTCTCAAGACGACGCCTTCACTCTGGCTCTATGAACCTAGAGCTTAtgctttttttctctctttcccgtAGAGGGTTGAGAATTCAAATTCGCGCGCAACTGGAGTTATACCGGAGTTCCTGATAAACCGCCGAGGCACGCCAGAAGCGCCCCAAGATGGGCAACAACGAAAGAGCGATCCCGTTCGAGAAAGTGGTCGAGAAGAGCCTGTTTCCCACATGCTTAGTCTGTGTGCAGCTGAGGGAAGACACAGAGCCAGTCATGGCTGTGAAGCTCGTCACCATTCCCCTGCTTGAgaagcggggaagaagatggggaacGGGAGTGAAGCAAGTATTTCTCCATGAGAAGAGAGGCCATTTTGTtaccttcttttttattattatattattatatctccgATTTATCAAGGTAATCCAGACATAGTCATTCAGCGACGAAGCACCGAAGAATGGACTAGAGCATCACAGCGCGATCAACCTTGccaggaaagagaaggtggagagcgGTTCAGCGACGGCCATGGTGGGTTTGAGGCTCCAGAGGGCACATGgcggggaagggaaaattAAGGGAAAAGTAGCGATGATGGAAcgaaggatggaggagaattGCAGAGAGAAACacaaggaggggggaatgcCGGAAAAGCCCGTCAACGATGATTAGTCGCTTCGGTGAGCAGTCAAATTTCAACAAACCAGAATCAATCACTACCTACTACCTATCTAGTGGACTGGCAGCCAGCAAAGCCCATCCAGCCCTGTCCGGGTTGTGGAGAGAGTAAGAGATGTGCGAATACCATTCCGTGGATAAGACCAGCAACATGCCTCCAcgacatccaccacccgctTTGCTTggcttgtttgcttttttccccttcctttccttctcttctctttaaCTTACATTCAAACTGACATTTTTAGTAACATCTGCAACTGAGCAAACTCACTgcttgactgactgaccacTCGGAACAGTTCACCAACTTCCCCCCAATCAGCACTGACTTTCTACTTTGTGACTATCAGTTTATGGTCGGGGATCACGGATGAAAATGAACCGATGGCATCATTTTAATCTGTGCTGTATCtgatatttaatttctatcCGACGCAATTCCAGTAAAGTACGCAGTAGATAGTTCAGGCAGCCCATTCATCAACACCCCCACAAACATCCCTGCATCGGACCACGCCGATAGCCAAAAGAAGGAACATTCATCTATCACATTTGTTACTGATGTATACAAtaaatacatacataccgaCATGCGAAAACCAGACCCCGAGGCTTGAAAAGCACTCCCCACTacttctatctatctatctatctacctagGATTCCTGATTAGCCAAAAGTCTATAAGTAGTAGCTGAGAAGCTAAGATAACGTGAAAGAAGGGGCCTTGGCTGCTGACCCTccaagggagagagagagaggactGATCATGCGCGACGACTCTACTCGGAAAAAATGATGACCTGACGATCGGCGTCTATTCTATCTTGAGACCACCCACACACAGTGGGAGAGGATCAGTGGGATccagttttttttatttcattttttatTCATATTACTCAATACATTAACTACTGTACGTGCCGACTCCGAAACCCGGGGGGGTATGGTCATGGTTTGGTCTTGCCGtcatttttaatttattttatctatccACAGTAGTATAGTGTAATCGTGGGGGTGGACTCGACTCGTTCCAAAGTATTGTTCCTAACCTATGTCGTGTAGATCTGATTGGCTACTAGGTGGGATATTAttacatagtagtaagtagtactatcGTAAATGATCCATGATGGTATAGTATGTTCCAATTAAggattatttaaaaattttaaggGTGACTtccctctcatcctgctCGAGGTCTATAATCACATGTTTTTGAATGGGGAatgtttcttcttcgaacTCAAGTGCGGTGTGTTTCGAACACATGAATTTAATATGGAAAAGGGTTTGATGCctcagaagagaagagagaagagaataggGAACACAAGAGCTGATGAGCAATTTCGCTTGGTATAGATTtagtggagagagaaaaggagatgTTTCAGAGGAAGTTTGTGGGGGAaggtaagaagaaaaagtatttgatcaaaaaagaaaggcaagGAGGATCAGAAGAGGGGACACAAAAAGAACAAATTCACAGGATATCCCGTCCATCTATCAGTAGAGACGCCTTGCAACAAAAAAGGTAAtaggaggaaaaaagaaacaatgaGAAAGATAATCCAACAGAAAAgctgaggaagaaaaaccaCCCAATCACCCGACACCAATGATGCCCATGAACCTTTGTAAATGCACAAGTCTATTCGGTCGTAGCGCGCATAAAAGAACTGCTGATTTTTTGAACCCAATTTTTACACAAACCAACGTGTGGCTGAAGAATGTTCGAACTTAGAAACGTTCGGCCAGGTCACCACCGGCAACGGAATTCGCGGTCGACGAAGTGACCGACGAGAATCCACTACCAGGATTCAACATATCCTGAACGGCGACTTTCGGCACCTGAGGGACTGGCAGCTTGCGCTGTGTTCCGTCCGGTTTAGACATGATGTCCGAGATACTAGGACCATGGTGACCCTGGGAAGGACTGTAGTAGTTGGGCCCTTCCGGTTGTGGCTCCATCGGAGCAAGAGCTGGTGTGTGGTGGAGCGACAGATGACGGATAGACGGCAAATGCAGATCGCTGGAGCCCAGGGGTCTCAAGCGCGGCGAGTGAGCGGGAGTCGCCAAGGGAGTGTGATCGGGAGTGGGTGAGAGGGAGTcgtgggagaaggtgggagaggaaggagcagTCGAGTTGGGAGAGTTGGGTCTTGAACGTTTCACACGGTGCGAATAaccgtcgtcgtcttcatgtGAATGCGACCGGCTCATGTTGTGTGTGATCGCGTAAGCAGACAATGAGGGCAGACGGCCACTTCCGTGGTGGCGCGAGCTGAACAGATGGTGATTGCGTGGCCCTGCATGGAAGCTGAAGTGTTCGTCGCGTTCCACCTGCGACGCAGCCGTCGCCAGGAGGTTAATGTCCATGCCCGACGATGCCCGTTCGCTATTGCGAGCATACGGGCCCAAATTCGACCGCATGTGACTGGCgtagttggagaaggagtgAGGGGGAGAAATGTCGGGGGAGCCGACCTGCGACACGGGGGCCGACCGGGTCATTGGCTTGCTGGGAGGAGGCATCATAGCGCTGGCGGTGTTGGCCATGGCGTTGTCCTGccctgcagcagctgcagcagccgCGGCCAGATGCTGAGCCTTGTTGCTGCGCCTCGAATTAGGGTTGTTGTGGATTCGCGAGTGGCGCGTAAGCTCATCAGAACGACTGAAGCGCTTGGTGCAGCCGGGGAATTGGCAGGCGTGTGGCTTTTCACCCGTATGCGTGCGAATATGTCTTGTCTGGTGCTCCAGACGGTGGAACGCGCGATCGCAGAGGGGGCACTTGTAAGGGCGGGGAAGATCCTGACGCACTTCTTCGGTCGCAGGCCGGGCACCCTTCATGAGCGGCGGAAGTAGGCTGACTGACGACGCCATGTTGGAGTTCGACTGTGTGCTGGACGGAGTAGAAGGAGTCTTGGAGCTGTCCAcaggggtggaaggggtaGAATCAGTGGAATTGCTTTGAGGGTTCAGCAGATTTGAGAAATCTACTGAAGAGGCCGGTGGCGGCATGTGAAGCTTGTCCCAAGACCGACGAGGGTAAAAAGGTAGGACAGAGCCGGGTTTAAAAAGGACACGTTCGGAAGGGATGAGAAGCCGAGGCGATAGTGATGCACGTCGCGACCAGGGGTAGCTATATCGGCCAGTCGATCACCACCCGCTAGCACCCCAGACCTAACCTTGGCAAGGAGAGATGATAGGAGGAAGTCCGCAAGGGTAGTGAGGATCACAGGGCCCTGATGACGAACCAGGGCGAAGCGGTAATCAATTGTCAATTCAACCAAGGGCTGATAACGACGAATTCCCTTTCAATTATTGAAGGGATACGGAATGTGTGGTAGTTATGATAAGTGTTGGGTGAAGCCGAAATCGGATAATGGACCCCGGGGGTGGATGAGTAGCGAGCCGGACAAGGGTGATGTTGAGCAAATGGTCtcgaaaagaggagggagaaagaaaacctggagaagatgatctggGGAGATGAATATATAAGAGAAGAAATCGGGAAGGGCGAAAAGATgaggaatggaggggaagaagaaggaaacgGAAttcgggggaggggagggaaaagagggcGACTCGTAGAGGGGGTGGGTTATCGGAATCGGAGAGCAGAATGGGAAcgcgaagaaaaaaaaagaaaagaaaaaaagaaaattgaaaaatcgaaaaaaaaaaagatggataaaaaaaatcgatgaaaagggaaatatgattaaaaaaaaaaaaaaaaaaaaagggaaaataaaaaatcgaaaaaagaaaaagactaTGTACTTTGTGTGGGGATAAATATCGGGGGGGCAAAAAAagcaggaaagggaaaaagaacgTGCTTGAACCAGATCGGCTGCTTTGCTTCTTGGGGCTTCAAACCGGTCAGTCAGCTTTCCTAGTCAGATGGAACGCAGTGCTTTGTCGTTATCATTTCATGctcttcttatccttcttataattttttgCCTGGATATATGATGTTATGATCACTTGGTATCTACCGCTCTTATACTCAGTACATGAGTTCTTCGATGAATATATGGATATACTCTCTTTAAAGTCCTTGAATTGCCAAACGGGTGTCTCCAACAGTTGCCTATCTCGGGGCTTCTTCCGTCTGGTTTTCGGGCCACGCACGGTGTGTTAGAAAAATTTCACTATTACTGACCGGGAAGAGAGGGTGTCAAAACCGGTAAGGCgtgtaaagaaaaaaaaaagaatgtgGGGCGGACTAGAGTCAAGAGGGATTACGGAGTAGAAACTGGAACTGCAGAAGTGGCTGTGTGGTCTGGAGAAGTGCGTGCCCCGTATTGTTGGGTGTCGGTAAGGTAAAGCTGTAAGGCCCCGGCAGGGTCtctggggttgttggttaTGTGTACGCACAGTATTGGGGTTTTGGTTGGAGgtagaggtggtggtggtagtaagtagtggtaAGAAACCCTATCACGAACACgaacatcagcagcagcaacccggTCTCAGACTTCGCACCGGCTATCGCGGATGATCTGGACAATCCTTCTCGATAGGCGACCGCGTAGATACCTTAGTTTCCCCATCGGTGTCGGTATGATGTTCACTCCGGTGGTGACCAAGCGCGGTTGATTACGCGATTTGTCTCGCCGGTCGGATAATGCGAGGCAGGAGGTAGGCAGTTtccaagcatcatcatcatccatgtgATAGCTACCCTACTTTAACTTGATTGTTCATGCTCACTAGCCATCGATCATTTGCACGGGGAGAATCCgaatcatcatgatcaccagtgggggtggtgaagtTATCTAGGCGGTAGGTAATTATGGTGTATTGATCTCGACCGAAAGCGTGATACGGTCAAGCGGAGATGGAAGATCGATTCAATTCCTCCATCTATCCACTACGACTACTGCTACTCTAGAAGGGGGGTGCGGCAGGCGCACACGAAACGAATCCCTAGAATGATGCCATTTTGATGATTGTCGATGATGGAGGTATGAGGTGATGATGTGCCTGCGGATGCAAGACTCATTTCTGGTTATGGTTTATTATTTGctcatttattttttcttttcttcttttgattatttatttttcgtggtttgtttttatttcctgGCTCTCCTACGTGTGTATGTATTTCCCCAACCTGTCTGGGGCATTACCGGGGAAAGAATTTGTTCGACGAGATCTTCGAGACCGCCCAGTCCAGACCAGCTGATCGACCATCATTCAGCAATGGTTGGGTACTGAGAGAAGTAGATAACCAGCAGGGGAGATGAACTCACATCGAATGAGAGTTCCCAAGTGACTCGAGGGTGACGGGAGCGGTGATCATAGACAGGGCAAAGCGAAGGACCTGGTAGGGCAGACCGTTGCGCTGAACCAAGAGTCATACGATGGGCGAGATCcaatacatcatcatccccatggGACGAGTTATCTATTCCTATTCCTTCTAACCTAGATTTTGTGTAGGTACGTCCGACTGTGTACCTAAATGAGGCTGCTGACGGAAACCACTGGATGGACTGGAGCACACGAAAAAGAGCCGGGATGACGTCCAGCCTGTTGCGGGTGAGGGCAGACTGACCGCAGTCGGGGGTTCAACTTTGTGGGGGAAGGACAGCATTGCATCAGCCTCATGACTCAGACGAATCATTGGCtccgccaacaacaacacttCCCTTCAAGGGGGGCGAGGCGCAAGACGAGGCGAAACTCTCAGCTGGGCTTGCATTCGGATAACAAACTGTACCCCAAGAACACGACGATGACTCGACCGTGTCATCTCTGGATGGCATCCCTCCGCGGCAAGGCAAGGCTACGTGGGACTGGCCAGCTAAGAAGGTACCTGCCTAAGTATGTAGGTACCAGGTATGTATCAAGGACAACTCGGGAGGGATTACTGTTGGCACCACGATTCGCATAATAACACCGGCTTTTAGACCCGTAATCCCGAATAGATTTCCATTCCTATTTAACCGGTCCTGCTAGGAACCCCCCTTTCAAGCGCCCCTGGAGTTATTCAGCATTAGTGTATAACTACCGAGAAGAATCATTTTCCCCCTCAAATGCAACCCCCCTGGACTAGCGCTTAACTAGAATCTTCACCACTTCAGAGGACGCGCCGCCCTGCATCGTGTTTCATCAGTGTCAGGCACCCACGTCTCCGTCAAGAGAAACAACACGGGGCCGccaaacaaaaaaaagggggggtAATGTGAGACCGTAACTATGTGGGAGGGAACGAGGGCTCCGGTAAGCTCGGAAATTGAACTCCGCAATATCCCCAGGTCCACAACAATAGCTCTCTCTATCTGCGCCCGGAATGTACTATTCCCTCCCCAGACAGATagtccaccacctccggTACTATCCACGCAGCAACTAGATATCTACGTATAGTATGGCTCTTTTCAGGTTCAGATGGGGAAATCTCCATGCGGAGAATTTGCCACCGGCTGTGGAGCCTGTACATATTAAATTAATCGACCGATGACATTGTTCGCTGAATTGCACGGTGCTATCTAACCGGGGCAAAGAAAGGCCCAGGCGTCATCGGGATAAAGAAAGATACGGTCTCGGCaagtccagccagccaagggCTTCACGGACAGCCCTTCACGCGCTCGCCATCGCTTCTAGGCTTAATCTAGGATTCCATATCCGTAAATGGGCGGTATAATATGCTCTCatatttttgttttattttctaatgAAATTCCTCCTTTTGGGGTCTTGCGGCATCCTTATCTACGGGCACGCAAGGGTCATAGGGATAGATTGTATGCCACAGGTGATGAATGACAACATACATGTCAGTAGTAGTGGACTAGTGGACTTGCA
This genomic window contains:
- a CDS encoding C2H2-type zinc finger protein (COG:K;~EggNog:ENOG410PSX7;~InterPro:IPR036236,IPR013087), with amino-acid sequence MPPPASSVDFSNLLNPQSNSTDSTPSTPVDSSKTPSTPSSTQSNSNMASSVSLLPPLMKGARPATEEVRQDLPRPYKCPLCDRAFHRLEHQTRHIRTHTGEKPHACQFPGCTKRFSRSDELTRHSRIHNNPNSRRSNKAQHLAAAAAAAAGQDNAMANTASAMMPPPSKPMTRSAPVSQVGSPDISPPHSFSNYASHMRSNLGPYARNSERASSGMDINLLATAASQVERDEHFSFHAGPRNHHLFSSRHHGSGRLPSLSAYAITHNMSRSHSHEDDDGYSHRVKRSRPNSPNSTAPSSPTFSHDSLSPTPDHTPLATPAHSPRLRPLGSSDLHLPSIRHLSLHHTPALAPMEPQPEGPNYYSPSQGHHGPSISDIMSKPDGTQRKLPVPQVPKVAVQDMLNPGSGFSSVTSSTANSVAGGDLAERF
- a CDS encoding uncharacterized protein (COG:S;~EggNog:ENOG410PY10), translated to MPPSTAVPSLSNDTASTPASSSSASLDTRWASGLAGHEILEDDGTGALIVPAHTDHRTTPYTYICLFHLLDCHITFDNAEDWRLHVFSHFRTHEPPKTARCPLCPGERFTDTAETRAWDAMLDHVDVAHYQQGQTLAGSRPDFELMQYLYGLRIISVDQFKVMQLPPPPSSPAYHQSQEPVRASIGSSDEPYCAPYSRRREERMRNQRRGVSVA